A stretch of Pseudomonas sp. 7SR1 DNA encodes these proteins:
- a CDS encoding Lrp/AsnC family transcriptional regulator, with translation MHSELDAYDRRILALLQEDASLSSAQIAEQVGLSQSPCWRRIQRMKEEGIIRGQVTLLDRKKIGLNTQIFAEIKLNAHGRSNFTEFTEAIRGFPEVLECYVLMGSVDFLLRIVTADIEAYERFFFEKLSLVPGIQEVNSIVALSEIKSTTSLPVVR, from the coding sequence ATGCACAGCGAGCTGGATGCCTATGATCGCAGGATACTGGCACTGCTGCAGGAGGATGCTTCGCTGTCCAGTGCGCAGATCGCCGAGCAGGTGGGCTTGTCCCAGTCGCCATGCTGGCGCCGGATTCAGCGGATGAAGGAAGAGGGGATCATTCGGGGGCAGGTGACATTGCTCGATCGCAAGAAAATCGGCCTGAATACGCAGATCTTCGCCGAGATAAAGCTCAACGCCCACGGTCGTTCAAATTTTACCGAGTTCACCGAGGCGATTCGCGGCTTCCCCGAGGTGCTGGAGTGCTACGTACTGATGGGCTCGGTGGACTTCCTGCTGCGCATTGTCACGGCGGACATAGAAGCTTACGAGCGATTCTTTTTCGAAAAGCTGTCGCTGGTGCCGGGGATCCAGGAAGTGAACTCCATCGTGGCGCTTTCGGAAATCAAGTCCACGACGAGTTTGCCGGTGGTGCGCTGA
- a CDS encoding CYTH domain-containing protein yields the protein MQKETEIKLRVSRETLAALREHPLLKKRNKSGWERRELMNQYFDTPERDLARAKVALRLRRDGEEVIQTLKTRGQSVAGLSERNEYDWHLPKAKLDLKKLDGECWPEALAELDKKTLKAIFTTDFVRERAEIAWGRGKGKVVIEAALDLGHVVVGKQKEEICELELELREGEPAALLELAAELAETLPLMPCDISKAERGYRLHDANSYALSLPAPQLTAEMPLDDAFAALGWHLLGSSQRLAEQYRFNGHWRLLQDWVENLAELRALLSSLGQAAPRQSTHDLRVALDALLEDWRPLVQAGLDDEDVRKAAPEQFLEELQDPRWGLFSLKASRWLLARSWAAERNTRGNRQGAAQLSSWLPRLLGEESTSLQLQRYQQQPEDLAEQLPRIERIQVWLHHARQVLDIPEMDRLYGELNKLAQLANEPITDQALDARKQQAIAVYQNRAWKTLLRL from the coding sequence ATGCAGAAAGAAACCGAAATCAAACTCCGCGTCAGCCGCGAGACCCTGGCAGCCCTGCGCGAGCATCCGCTGCTGAAAAAACGCAACAAGAGCGGCTGGGAACGCCGCGAACTGATGAATCAGTATTTCGACACCCCCGAGCGCGACCTGGCGCGAGCCAAGGTGGCCCTGCGCCTGCGTCGCGACGGCGAAGAGGTAATCCAGACCCTCAAGACCCGTGGCCAGAGCGTCGCCGGTCTGTCCGAGCGCAACGAGTACGATTGGCACCTGCCCAAGGCCAAGCTCGATCTGAAGAAACTCGATGGCGAATGCTGGCCCGAGGCCCTGGCCGAACTGGACAAGAAGACCCTCAAGGCCATCTTCACCACCGATTTCGTACGTGAACGCGCCGAAATCGCCTGGGGTCGCGGCAAAGGCAAGGTGGTCATCGAAGCCGCGCTGGACCTGGGCCATGTCGTGGTCGGCAAGCAGAAGGAGGAAATCTGCGAACTGGAGCTGGAACTGCGTGAAGGCGAACCCGCCGCGCTGCTGGAACTGGCCGCCGAACTGGCCGAAACCCTGCCCCTGATGCCGTGCGACATCAGCAAGGCCGAGCGCGGCTATCGCCTGCATGATGCGAACAGCTACGCCCTGAGCCTGCCGGCGCCACAACTGACCGCCGAAATGCCCCTGGACGACGCCTTCGCCGCGCTGGGCTGGCATTTGCTGGGCAGCAGCCAGCGTCTGGCCGAGCAGTACCGCTTCAATGGTCACTGGCGCCTGCTGCAGGACTGGGTGGAAAACCTCGCCGAACTGCGTGCCTTGCTCAGCAGCCTCGGCCAGGCCGCGCCACGCCAGTCGACCCATGACCTGCGCGTCGCCCTGGACGCCTTGCTCGAAGACTGGCGTCCGTTGGTCCAGGCAGGCCTGGACGACGAAGACGTGCGCAAGGCAGCGCCAGAGCAGTTCCTCGAGGAACTCCAGGATCCACGCTGGGGCCTGTTCTCCCTCAAGGCCTCGCGCTGGCTGCTGGCCCGCAGCTGGGCCGCCGAGCGCAACACCCGTGGCAACCGCCAGGGGGCGGCGCAACTGAGCAGTTGGCTGCCACGCCTGTTGGGTGAGGAATCGACGTCGCTGCAACTGCAACGCTACCAGCAGCAGCCGGAAGACCTGGCCGAGCAATTGCCGCGCATCGAGCGCATCCAGGTCTGGCTGCACCACGCCCGCCAGGTACTGGACATTCCGGAAATGGACCGTCTCTATGGCGAGTTGAACAAACTGGCGCAACTGGCCAACGAACCGATCACCGATCAAGCCCTCGATGCGCGCAAGCAGCAGGCCATCGCGGTCTACCAGAACCGGGCCTGGAAAACGCTGTTGCGGCTATAA
- the argE gene encoding acetylornithine deacetylase: MPLPSMKDQFAALIAAPSVSCTQPGLDQSNAAVIELLADWLGDLGFSCDIQQVSPGKFNLLASFGSGPGGLVLAGHSDTVPFDEALWQTDPLKLTEVDGRWVGLGSCDMKGFFALVIEAVKPLLDQPFKQPLLILATCDEESSMAGARALAEAGRPLGRAAVIGEPTGLKPIRLHKGVMMERIDILGRSGHSSDPSLGHSALEAMHDAMGELRGLRLRWQREFRNPQFTVPQPTLNFGCIHGGDNPNRICGQCSMEFDLRPLPGMDPQSLRAAIRQKLDPIAERHKVRIDYAPLFPEVPPFEQAEDAELVRVAERLTGHRAEAVAFGTEAPYLQRLGCETLVLGPGDIACAHQPGEYLEMSRLQPTVHVLRQLIGHYCLSPAAAG; this comes from the coding sequence ATGCCTTTGCCGTCCATGAAAGATCAGTTCGCTGCCCTGATCGCCGCCCCCTCGGTCAGCTGTACCCAGCCCGGGCTGGACCAGTCCAACGCTGCGGTGATCGAACTGCTGGCGGATTGGCTCGGCGACCTGGGCTTCAGCTGCGACATCCAGCAGGTCAGCCCCGGCAAGTTCAACCTGCTGGCAAGTTTCGGCAGTGGCCCCGGTGGGCTGGTATTGGCCGGGCATAGCGACACGGTACCGTTCGACGAAGCGTTGTGGCAGACCGACCCGCTCAAGCTCACCGAAGTCGATGGCCGTTGGGTCGGGCTGGGCAGTTGCGACATGAAGGGCTTTTTCGCCCTGGTGATCGAAGCGGTCAAGCCGCTGCTGGACCAGCCGTTCAAGCAGCCGTTGCTGATTCTCGCCACATGCGACGAAGAAAGCTCCATGGCCGGCGCCCGGGCCCTGGCCGAAGCCGGTCGCCCACTGGGGCGGGCAGCGGTGATTGGTGAGCCGACCGGCCTCAAGCCGATTCGCCTGCACAAAGGGGTGATGATGGAGCGCATCGATATTCTTGGCCGCAGCGGCCATTCCTCCGACCCGAGCCTGGGCCACAGCGCCCTCGAAGCCATGCACGACGCCATGGGGGAACTGCGTGGCCTGCGCCTGCGATGGCAACGAGAGTTTCGTAACCCGCAATTCACGGTGCCACAGCCGACCCTGAATTTCGGCTGCATCCATGGTGGCGACAACCCCAACCGGATCTGTGGCCAGTGCTCCATGGAGTTCGACCTGCGACCCTTGCCGGGCATGGACCCACAGAGCCTGAGGGCGGCTATCCGGCAGAAGCTCGACCCCATCGCCGAACGGCACAAGGTCAGGATCGACTACGCCCCGCTGTTTCCCGAGGTCCCCCCTTTCGAGCAGGCCGAGGATGCGGAACTGGTGCGGGTGGCAGAACGGCTCACCGGCCATCGTGCCGAAGCAGTGGCGTTCGGCACCGAAGCGCCTTATCTTCAGCGCCTCGGTTGCGAAACCCTGGTCCTGGGCCCCGGCGATATCGCCTGTGCCCATCAACCCGGCGAATACCTTGAAATGTCACGCCTGCAACCTACCGTACACGTGTT